Proteins encoded by one window of Mobula hypostoma chromosome 21, sMobHyp1.1, whole genome shotgun sequence:
- the LOC134360104 gene encoding probable G-protein coupled receptor 21, which translates to MTSVWAVQNRSMNSSLDANNTSRPFCLLGFSYYETVNICLLEITIIVFLTVLIISGNLIVILVFHCAPLLNHHTTSYFIQTTAFADLFVGVSCLVPSLSLLHYPTGSHESLTCKFFGYIVSVLKSVSMTSLACISVDRYIAITKPLSYNQLVTPCRLRACIVIIWIYSCIIFLPSFFGWGKPGYHGDIFEWCANSWETNVYFAGFIVVLLYAPAAFVVCFTYFNIFRICQQHTKEINERRARFNPQEGTSTENPPSSEKHYAMVLFRITSVFYILWLPYIVYFLLESSHIYHSSEVSFLTTWLAISNSFCNCVIYSLSNSVFRKGLRRLSDAACASCIWYVESKNPSMPGSKRSSNDCNA; encoded by the coding sequence ATGACATCTGTTTGGGCCGTGCAGAACCGAAGTATGAACTCTTCCCTGGATGCAAACAATACCAGTCGACCGTTCTGCCTTTTGGGATTCAGTTACTACGAAACAGTTAACATCTGCCTCCTGGAAATAACCATCATTGTTTTTCTCACGGTGTTAATCATTTCAGGTAATCTCATTGTCATATTGGTATTTCATTGTGCACCCCTTTTGAATCACCATACCACAAGTTATTTCATTCAGACTACGGCGTTTGCTGATCTGTTTGTTGGAGTCAGTTGCCTGGTTCCGTCTTTGTCCCTTCTTCACTATCCGACTGGATCTCATGAATCTTTAACGTGCAAATTCTTTGGATATATTGTGTCTGTCCTGAAAAGCGTTTCGATGACCTCTCTGGCCTGCATCAGCGTCGATCGATACATTGCAATTACGAAGCCGCTATCTTACAATCAGCTGGTCACACCGTGCAGGTTGCGTGCTTGCATTGTTATCATCTGGATATACTCCTGCATTATattccttccttctttctttggCTGGGGAAAGCCAGGTTATCATGGGGACATATTTGAATGGTGTGCTAATTCCTGGGAGACAAACGTGTACTTCGcagggtttattgtggttttgcTCTACGCTCCTGCTGCCTTTGTGGTCTGTTTTACCTATTTCAACATATTCAGAATATGCCAACAACACACTAaagaaatcaatgaaagacgTGCTCGGTTTAACCCTCAAGAAGGGACATCGACAGAAAATCCGCCCAGCTCTGAGAAACATTATGCTATGGTTCTCTTCCGAATCACCAGCGTCTTTTACATCCTCTGGCTTCCGTACATCGTTTATTTCCTCCTCGAGAGCTCCCACATTTATCATAGCTCGGAGGTATCTTTCCTGACCACCTGGCTCGCCATTAGCAATAGCTTCTGTAACTGCGTAATAtatagcctctccaacagtgtCTTTCGGAAGGGGCTCAGGCGCCTCTCGGATGCCGCCTGTGCTTCATGTATCTGGTATGTGGAAAGCAAAAACCCTTCAATGCCTGGGAGTAAAAGATCTTCCAATGACTGCAATGCTTGA